One bacterium genomic window, AAATCATGGCGTGCATTGGGAATCGTCAACACACGTTGAGGATCATAGATAGCTGAGTCTATCGGAATGATCCCGTCACCTGCTTCGAGCGGGTCGGCGCCATGGAACCGATAACGCAGCCCAATCGTCCGATTGGCGAATCTGCCGCGTGACGAATAGTCCACTACACCGACTACCGAAAGAATCGGCACCGGCATGCAATCTTGAGCAAGACACTCGCCCAGCCCTTTCCATACAGTTAGTCTGCGAACGACACCGCGACGATGCGGCGTTCCCAGTGTAATGACTCGTTCTATTTGTCCGACGAACTTTGGCGTGAACGCAAGTGTCGAATGCGGGGAGAGATAGAGTCTGGTTACGATGCCACCCAGACTGTGTGCGACAATTACGACCTTGTCGCACTTCGATTCCGAAATTGCCTCCGCTATCGTAGCTTCCAACTTCTGCAATAGCTTTACCCAACCCGAGCGTCGAACCACCGAAGACCATTCCGTCATCGCGATCGGCGTCACTTTCACTAGCAATCCCGTTAGCTCTTTCAGTTGCTCTGCCATTTTGCGGTAATGCCCTGGTGAGGTAGAGAATCCGCCGATGATCACAATTGCGCGCTGCATTATCCAATGATTGCATAACGGCGCCCGCAGCGCAAGACATCAAAACGGCCGACATCACTGCCGGCCGTTGCAAATTATCATTTAAGATTGTGGAAGGTTACTTTTCAAATTGCAGCGCGAGTACTTTGTCCGCGATACAAACACCCTGGTCGATTCCAACTTCGATTGCCGACCGGAAATGAATTCCGCCATACAACCGTGAAATTGCTGCTTCATCAGCATAGTCGAAGAACGAATCAAATGTCCGCGGCGTGAAGCCACGAGCATCGTGAGTGTGGTCGGTAAACAAGTAATCTTGACCAAATAGGGAAGTCAGCACTTGTGCCGTGGCACCCGATTGAACCGAATGCCCCGAAGTGTATTCTGGAAACGCCGGGGTTGGAATCGGTGATACCCAGTCGTCTTGAACAAGCGAGCGAATACAGCTCACCGGCCGGAGAAGGTTGTATTCGAATTTGGTCTTCCAGCAGCTAATAAACGCGTCCGCAACCGCCATTCCCACCTTGGCGTACGTCTCTGCCGCAAATCCAAGTTTCTTGTTCTCGACCGAGATTACCTGACCCGCGATTGAGATCGAATGCCCGGGCGGTGTACTGGTCTGTCCCGGATTGTCAGCCCAGAAATCGGCAATAGTTCTCTGTTCGGTCGTAAGATTCTGACAGGTCGTATATACTTCCATCATCTCATTATAGAACGGTGACCCCTCCGTCTCCGAAAATGTCGGCGGCGGCCCGGGCATGCACTCGTTTCCGTTGACCAGAGCGAACGGACGAACATCTCCCCAGCAAGGCTGAAGCGGAGCCGCAAATGCCGGTGGAGTCGGAATCCATTTTCCGTCTCCGGTCGGCGGTGTGAATGTGCAGTTATTGAATTGCGGGTAGCCATCATTGAGCGCCCAGCCAAATATGGCAAGGCCCAGCAACTTGCCCTGATTAACGGAGCGCTCATACGTAGTAGCATCCGTGTCATCGCTAAACTGCTCGTTGTAGAAATCTTCCATTTCCGCAATGGCGTCAAGACTTGCCGCAGTTGAGTTGGCAAACATGCTGCGCATAACAGTTGCAACGGCAGAATTGGCTACCGTCGGCCAGTGATATTTGTCATCACTGAACTCCGGTAGCGCTTCAAGCTCATTCAACTGCCCTACAAGCGAGCGGTTGTTTGGCATCCCATTGACGACCGATTCATACAATGTTACTCCGGCATAACCAAACAACCGTGATGCCGACGGCGGTGTCCAACGCTCGGCTTTCGCAAGATCAGTCGCGAGGTCCATCCAGCTAACCGCCATGTCCGCACTAAACTCTTCCGCACCCGGTGTCGGCCTCAGCGGGTTATCATTCTCGGTACATCCAGCTGCCAACAAGACTAAAGCGGTAATAGCAGCAAAGATCACGATTCTTGTCATTTTCATGACGCTCTCCTTAACTATCATAAAGATTGCTAAATTTCCAATTCGTAATTTGGACAACACTAATCTATATTTCGGAAGACCAACACAACTTCTGAAGATATCTTCCAAGAAAGCAAATAAATGGATTAGTTGGCAATTAAATGGTCGCAGATAATTTAAGCCATTCTCTGCCGGTTTCGCAAATAAAACTACAGCTTGTCAGCTTACTCCAGTCGGCGTTATCGTTGACATGTTGTTGCCAATGCGCTATTATTGCCCCGGTTAGACAAATATTCAGGAGGATTCAAATGCGTTCTTTGACTATAGCGTCACTCGTGGCGATTCTCGCGTTGCTCTATGCGTGTTCTGAGAAAAAGCCCGAAACCCCGCCGCCTGCGCAACCAGTGCAGCAGCGGCTCCAAGCGCCCGATTCCGCCGGAATCCGCCAGCCGAACTTCGCTTGGAGTAATCAGAAGCATCGGATGGTCGATTTTTACTTCCAGCCTACCGATTCGCTGCGCCTCTTTGCGCCGGATTTATTAAAGAAAGCCCTCGAAATCTATCAATTTTGCTGTGAAGTCATGCTTTGGACGACACCCGAGCCGGTTGAATTCTACTGCTATGCCGATATGCCGA contains:
- a CDS encoding vanadium-dependent haloperoxidase, with the translated sequence MKMTRIVIFAAITALVLLAAGCTENDNPLRPTPGAEEFSADMAVSWMDLATDLAKAERWTPPSASRLFGYAGVTLYESVVNGMPNNRSLVGQLNELEALPEFSDDKYHWPTVANSAVATVMRSMFANSTAASLDAIAEMEDFYNEQFSDDTDATTYERSVNQGKLLGLAIFGWALNDGYPQFNNCTFTPPTGDGKWIPTPPAFAAPLQPCWGDVRPFALVNGNECMPGPPPTFSETEGSPFYNEMMEVYTTCQNLTTEQRTIADFWADNPGQTSTPPGHSISIAGQVISVENKKLGFAAETYAKVGMAVADAFISCWKTKFEYNLLRPVSCIRSLVQDDWVSPIPTPAFPEYTSGHSVQSGATAQVLTSLFGQDYLFTDHTHDARGFTPRTFDSFFDYADEAAISRLYGGIHFRSAIEVGIDQGVCIADKVLALQFEK